Proteins co-encoded in one Nicotiana sylvestris chromosome 7, ASM39365v2, whole genome shotgun sequence genomic window:
- the LOC138873040 gene encoding uncharacterized protein, protein MATTLNKIFPDLSKLEPLDGNNYKRWSQKLLIFFEQLEVDYVLFNKPPANVVADSSNANTIVVDDDDDAKKKFENDNKTVRGHLLNHMSNPLFYLFINYKSAKVIWDSLEKKYGVDNAGKKKYVVRKWIKFQMVDDKPIMEQFHEYENLTADVLNEGTKMCDILQANVLFEKFPPSWSDYRNQLKHKKKNITLQELIRHMRTEEANLQPETRTKYGGKAPVQANLTECDDFIAFEVVDANMVANKTDWVLDTDASRHIYANKELFHDFEESADSECVYMGNSTTARVMESKHTKKPFKNVTSRKTELLELVHSDLTDFKNTVSKGGKKYYITFADDFSRYTKNFFEHIFPLKNNVPNNASTSMSVNSHIVPSSSVTANEHENELRRSKRHRIEASFGPDFITIFLTENIYLDVLNDELASIYLIEEDPKTYNEAMRSIGCKPISSKWIFKKKLRPDGTIEKYKGRLVIGDFNQKKGIDYFDTYSHVTKIMTIRALVALASINNFVIHQMDVKTAFLNSDLEEEIYMSQDEVFVIQGQENNVCKLRKSLYGLKQMIGSDYVIICLYVDDMLIFGPNVNVVNATKNFLSSKFEMKNLGEADVILGIKIKRTSNVFSLSRSHCIEKMLKRFNCFDVAPVRTPYDPSICLRKNTESSVS, encoded by the exons ATGGCTACCACTTTGAACAAAATATTTCCTGATCTGTCAAAGCTTGAGCCTTTAGATGGAAATAATTATAAGCGTTGGTCCCAaaaacttttaattttctttgaaCAATTAGAAGTTGATTACGTTTTGTTTAATAAACCACCTGCTAATGTTGTTGCTGATAGTTCTAATGCTAATActattgttgttgatgatgatgatgatgctaagAAGAAATTTGAAAACGATAATAAAACTGTTCGAGGGCATCTACTTAACCATATGAGTAACCCtctcttttatttgtttataaattATAAATCTGCTAAAGTCATATGGGACAGTTTGGAGAAGAAATATGGTGTAGATAATGCCGGAAAAAAGAAGTATGTCGTTAGAAAGTGGATCAAGTTTCAGATGGTCGACGATAAGCCAATCATGGAGCAGTTTCACGAGTATGAGAACTTGACTGCTGATGTTTTGAACGAAGGCACGAAGATGTGTGATATTCTTCAGGCTAATGTTCTGTTTGAAAAGTTTCCACCTTCCTGGAGTGATTACAGGAATCAACtgaaacacaaaaagaaaaacataactcTTCAAGAATTGATCAGACACATGAGGACTGAGGAAGCAAACT TGCAACCAGAGACAAGGACAAAGTATGGAGGAAAAGCTCCAGTCCAAGCTAACCTTACTGAGTGTGATGATTTCATTGCTTTTGAGGTCGTTGATGCGAACATGGTAGCTAACAAGACTGACTGGGTACTGGACACAGACGCTTCAAGGCACATTTACGCTAACAAGGAGCTATTTCACGATTTTGAGGAATCTGCTGATAGCGAGTGTGTCTACATGGGTAACTCCACTACAGCTAGAGTTATGG AATCAAAACATACCAAAAAGCCTTTTAAGAATGTAACTAGCAGAAAAACAGAATTACTTGAACTAGTGCATTCAGACTTAACAGATTTCAAGAACACTGTTAGTAAGGgtggaaagaaatactacatcacCTTTGCAGATGACTTTTCTAGATACACTAAG AATTTTTTTGAGCATATTTTTCCATTGAAAAATAATGTGCCTAATAATGCTTCTACATCTATGTCTGTTAATTCTCATATTGTGCCTTCTTCTAGTGTTACTGCTAATGAGCATGAAAATGAACTTAGAAGGAGTAAGAGGCATAGAATTGAAGCTAGCTTTGGCCCTGACTTTATCACTATTTTCTTGACTGAAAATATTTATCTTGATGTTTTGAATGATGAATTAGCGTCTATCTATTTAATAGAAGAAGACCCTAAGACTTATAATGAAGCAATGAGGTCAATAG GTTGTAAACCCATAAGTAGCAAGTGGATATTTAAGAAGAAATTGAGACCTGATGGTACAATTGAGAAATATAAGGGTAGACTCGTTATTGGGGAttttaaccaaaagaaaggcattgaTTACTTTGACACTTATTCTCATGTGACTAAGATAATGACTATTAGAGctcttgttgctttagcttctaTTAATAATTTTGtgatacatcaaatggatgttaaaacggctTTCTTAAATAGTGATTTAGAGGAAGAGATCTATATGTCTCAAGATGAGGTATTTGTGATCCAAGGACAGGAGAATAATGTATGCAAATTGAGAAAGTCactgtatggtctaaagcag ATGATAGGATCAGATTATGTTATTATATGtctgtatgtggatgacatgttaatcttTGGCCCTAATGTGAATGTTGTTAATGCGACTAAGAATTTTTTGTCttctaaatttgaaatgaaaaatctTGGAGAAGCAGATGTGATTTTAGGGATTAAAATCAAAAGAACTTCTAATGTTTTTTCGTTATCTCGATCTCATTGTATTGAGAAAATGTTGAAAAGGTTTAATTGTTTTGATGTAGCTCCTGTGAGAACTCCTTATGATCCTAGCATATGCTTGAGAAAGAATACGGAATCTAGTGTTTCTTAA